Proteins encoded within one genomic window of Triticum aestivum cultivar Chinese Spring chromosome 2D, IWGSC CS RefSeq v2.1, whole genome shotgun sequence:
- the LOC123052425 gene encoding equilibrative nucleotide transporter 3 produces MGLEVAGGGEAAVKGKFWGIVVCFFLGNGSLFAWNSMLTIEDYYVSLFPNYHPTRVLTLVYQPFAFGLTCFFAYYEATMNTRKRNLAGFALFFLSSFALILLDVGTKGHGGIPAYIGVCIISAFFGTSDALVQGGLVGDLSLMCPEFIQSFLSGLAASGVITSALRLITKAAFENSQNGLRNGAMLFFSVTCMFELACLLLYAFVFPKLPIVKYYRQKAASEGSKTVGSDLAAAGIKTDQDRQVEEDPQKHERLSTKELLMQNIDYALDIFLIYVLTLSIFPGFLSEDTGSHGLGTWYALVLITMYNVLDLIGRYIPLIKCLKLTNRKGLMVAILARFLFIPAFYFTAKYGDQGYMIFLTSFLGLTNGYLTVCVLAEAPNGYKGPEQNALGNVLVVCLLGGIFSGVVLDWMWLIGKGW; encoded by the exons ATGGGCCTCGAGGTAGCAGGTGGCGGGGAAGCTGCAGTTAAG GGGAAGTTCTGGGGTATAGTTGTCTGTTTTTTCTTGGGAAATGGGAGCCTATTTGCCTGGAACAGTATGCTCACCATCGAGGATTACTATGTCTCTCTGTTCCCG AATTACCATCCGACAAGAGTTCTTACACTAGTATACCAGCCTTTTGCCTTTGGACTCACCTGCTTCTTTGCATACTATGAAGCAACGATGAACACGAGGAAGAGAAACCTAGCTGGTTTTGCACTTTTCTTCCTTAGCTCTTTCGCATTAATATTG CTGGACGTTGGTACTAAAGGACATGGTGGAATTCCAGCATACATTGGTGTATGCATAATCAGTGCCTTTTTTGGGACATCTGATGCGCTTGTTCAAGGTGGCTTGGTTGGCGACCTTTCTTTGATGTGCCCGGAGTTCATTCAG TCCTTCCTGTCAGGCTTGGCTGCATCAGGAGTTATAACATCAGCTTTGAGACTAATTACAAAGGCAGCTTTCGAGAACTCACAAAATGGTCTTCGAAATGGAGCTA TGCTATTCTTCTCGGTAACATGCATGTTCGAGCTAGCTTGCCTCCTCCTATACGCATTTGTCTTTCCCAAATTACCCATCGTGAAGTACTACCGCCAAAAGGCAGCCTCTGAAGGGAGCAAGACTGTTGGCAGCGACCTTGCTGCTGCAGGAATCAAAACTGATCAAGATAGGCAG GTTGAGGAGGATCCCCAAAAGCACGAACGTTTAAGCACCAAGGAGCTGCTGATGCAGAATATAGACTATGCTTTGGATATCTTCCTGATATATGTCTTGACTCTATCAATCTTCCCTGGATTTTTATCCGAAGATACTGGATCACATGGCCTGGGAACATG GTACGCACTTGTGCTGATCACGATGTACAATGTGTTAGATCTGATTGGTAGGTACATACCACTGATCAAATGCCTGAAGCTGACGAACCGGAAGGGCCTGATGGTCGCCATCTTGGCGCGCTTCCTGTTCATCCCTGCGTTCTACTTCACGGCCAAGTATGGCGACCAAGGGTACATGATCTTCCTCACGTCCTTTCTGGGACTGACCAATGGCTACCTCACCGTGTGCGTCCTCGCTGAAGCGCCAAATGGGTACAAG GGGCCGGAGCAGAACGCTCTGGGGAACGTGCTCGTGGTGTGCCTCCTCGGCGGCATATTCTCCGGCGTCGTGCTCGACTGGATGTGGCTGATAGGCAAGGGCT